AAAATTAATCCAGCTTCTGCCTTGTGAAAACTGGCAATGAATTTTTCAGTTTCTTCAACATAAGGATGATTTCCACTTAAAAGCCTAGAGCCGCCAGAACCATTTTTAAATGGCTTAATTTGTTGTATTTGTTCTTCAATTAATGATATTAATGTGAGAGAACGAGCAAAACCTAAATAGTCATTTGAGCAAAAATCGAATGGGAGAGAAGCGCTTGTAAGTTTCCTTAACAATCCATTCTCAGTTCTTTCACTTAACTTTTGTTGAAGAAAAATTTCTGCTTTTTCCATTGGGCTCAAAAATAAGAAAGCCCCGATAATAATCAGGGCTTTTCAATTTATATTTAATTAATTCTAAATAAACTTTGACAAACTAAAATCAAGGTGTTAAAAAGTTTGTAAAAGTAGAAGTTCCTATATGGCTAAAAATGCCAATGCGGCCAACGTAGAGCCAATAATTGGTCCTAAAATAGGAATCCAGGCATAATCCCAACCACTACTGCCTTTTCCTTTCATTGGTATAATTGCATGAATAATTCTTGGACCTAAATCTCGAACCGGATTAATAGCGTAACCTGTTGTTCCTCCTAATCCAAGGCCAATAACCCAAACTAAAAAAGCTACTGGCAAAGCACCCAATGAACCTAAGCCGAAGGGAGTTGGATTTTCTTTTGTGCCCATAGTAGCACTAGTAAGGTAGAAAATAACGAATATTAGCACAAACGTTCCAATAATTTCTGAAAGTAAGTTGGATATGTTATTGCGAATTGCAGGACCTGTTGCAAAAGGCGCTGCTTTAAGGCTTTGATCTTCGGTTGCATCAAAATGGTCTTTGTAAATTAACCAAACCAAAAAGGAACCCGTCATTGCGCCGCCGAGTTGAGCAGCAGCATAACCTGGTAATAATGCCCAATCAAATTTATGTGCAATTGCTAAACCTAAACTTACAATTGGGTTTAAGTGTGCGCCACTGTACGGGCCAGCAACTACCACACCTACAAAAACGGCTAGTGCCCAGGCTGTTGTAATTACAATCCAGCCGCTATTGTTTCCTTTGGTATCTTTTAGTACAACATTAGCCACCACGCCGTTGCCAAGTAAAATCATTAGACCTGTACCGATAAATTCTGCGAGATATACGTTCATTTTAAATAGGTTAATTGTTTAAACTGATAAATTGTTTAACTTTTTCTGTTGTGGAAATTGAGAACTGATAATTAATCTTCAGCGTTAACTCTTGCTGCTTTTACAGCTCTATTCCAGCCTTTAATTCTTTCTATGTTGTCAATTCCTTCTTCGGCTACGAAAGTTCTGTCAATTTTCCATTGCGACCTTATCTCATCAATACTGTTCCAAAAGCCAGTTGCCAAACCAGCTAAATAAGCTGCGCCAATGGCCGTTACTTCGGTAACTTCTGGTCTAATAACTTTACAATTTAATAAATCTGCCTGAAACTGCATTAACAAATTGTTTGCTGTTGCTCCACCGTCAACCCTCAATTCTGCTATTCCAACACCCGCATCAGCTTCCATGGCTTTTAATACATCCATTGTTTGATAAGCAATGCTTTCTAATGCAGCCCTTGCCATGTGCGATTTATTTGTCCCCCTTGTTAATCCTGTAATTGTGCCTCGAGCATGTTGATCCCAATGTGGTGCGCCTAATCCAGCAAATGCTGGAACAATGTAAACTCCCTGTGTATCTTTTACTTTTGCTGCTAAAGTTTCTACATCGGCAGACTTGGATATCATCCCTAGCTCATCTCTAAGCCATTGCACAACGGCACCACCAATAAAAATACTTCCTTCTAGGGCATAATGAGTTTCTCCATTAATTTGCCAAGCGATAGTGGTTAATAAATTGTTTGCAGAAATTTTAGGCGTTTTACCAATGTTCATCAGCATGAAACAACCAGTTCCGTAAGTGTTTTTTACCATTCCAACTTCAGTACACATCTGTCCGAATAGGGCAGATTGCTGATCTCCAGCGATGCCAGCAATTGGTATTTTAGCAGCTAAAATATTACCCGCAGTTTCTCCATAAATCTCACTAGATGATTTTACTTCTGGCAACATAGATTTCGGAATGCCAAAAAGCTCTAGTAATTCTTCATCCCAAGATAGATCATGAATATTGTACATCATGGTACGAGAGGCATTACTCACATCCGTAACGTGGGTTTTACCTCCTGTCAATTTCCAAATTAGCCAAGTATCAATCGTTCCAAAAACTAATTTTCCTGCTGCTGCCTTCTCTTTAGCGCCTTCAACATTTTCTAAAATCCATTTAGCTTTTGTAGCAGAAAAATAGGAATCGATAATCAACCCTGTTTTATCTTGTATCTTATTAGCTAGACCTTGCTTTCTAATGCTATCACAGTAATCTGAAGTACGTCTATCTTGCCAAACAATAGCATTATGAATAGGTTGCCCAGTTTCTCTATCCCAAACAACTGTAGTTTCCCTTTGATTTGTAATCCCAATTGAGTTGATGTCACTTGCAGATAGACCTGCTTTTACAATAACTTCTGCAGCTACTGATAATTGTGTAGACCAAATTTCAAGAGGATCATGTTCTACCCAACCTGCTTTGGGATAAATTTGTGTGAATTCTTTTTGGGCAATGGCAACAATTTCACCATTGTGGTTAAAAACTATAGCCCTCGAACTAGTGGTCCCTTGGTCGAGAGATAAGATGTAATTGCTCATAAGTTTATATCTGGTTAGGCTTTTTAGCTAGCAAAAGCAGCTTGTTTTTCTTTCTTTTCTATGTGATAAATATATCCTTTAGCTAATGTATTAAATATTTTTATTTGATTTTCTTCCCAGTTTTTATCAGCGCCTAATTCTGATGCTAATATTGAAGCTACTTTTTCACTCATCTCAATTGCTGCATTTGCATCAATAAACAACATTCTTAGTCTTCTACTTAGGATATCTTCAACAGTTTCTGCCATTTCATTTCTAACAGACCAAACAACTTCTGCTACTGTATGAGGGAAATCTTGATGTAATTTTTCTCCCAATTTTTGGTTTTCCTTAATTAAGGACTCGATATGTTTTCTATCTGAACCATAAATGTTTAAATAACTATCATCATTTGAAGTTGTGCAACCATGAATTTTTAAATCCTTAGTAATACATGCTGCAGAATTTAATCCAGCTTCATTGATTGCTAAATCAACAGTTTCTTCTGCCATCCTCCGGTAGGTAGTCCATTTCCCTCCAGTAATTGTAATTAAGCCTTTTGCGGAAACAATTAATTTATGATCTCTGCTTATTTCTTTTGTGCTGCTTCCATTA
The sequence above is drawn from the Pedobacter frigiditerrae genome and encodes:
- the glpK gene encoding glycerol kinase GlpK — encoded protein: MSNYILSLDQGTTSSRAIVFNHNGEIVAIAQKEFTQIYPKAGWVEHDPLEIWSTQLSVAAEVIVKAGLSASDINSIGITNQRETTVVWDRETGQPIHNAIVWQDRRTSDYCDSIRKQGLANKIQDKTGLIIDSYFSATKAKWILENVEGAKEKAAAGKLVFGTIDTWLIWKLTGGKTHVTDVSNASRTMMYNIHDLSWDEELLELFGIPKSMLPEVKSSSEIYGETAGNILAAKIPIAGIAGDQQSALFGQMCTEVGMVKNTYGTGCFMLMNIGKTPKISANNLLTTIAWQINGETHYALEGSIFIGGAVVQWLRDELGMISKSADVETLAAKVKDTQGVYIVPAFAGLGAPHWDQHARGTITGLTRGTNKSHMARAALESIAYQTMDVLKAMEADAGVGIAELRVDGGATANNLLMQFQADLLNCKVIRPEVTEVTAIGAAYLAGLATGFWNSIDEIRSQWKIDRTFVAEEGIDNIERIKGWNRAVKAARVNAED
- a CDS encoding MIP/aquaporin family protein; this translates as MNVYLAEFIGTGLMILLGNGVVANVVLKDTKGNNSGWIVITTAWALAVFVGVVVAGPYSGAHLNPIVSLGLAIAHKFDWALLPGYAAAQLGGAMTGSFLVWLIYKDHFDATEDQSLKAAPFATGPAIRNNISNLLSEIIGTFVLIFVIFYLTSATMGTKENPTPFGLGSLGALPVAFLVWVIGLGLGGTTGYAINPVRDLGPRIIHAIIPMKGKGSSGWDYAWIPILGPIIGSTLAALAFLAI